In Devosia sp. 1566, a single genomic region encodes these proteins:
- the treZ gene encoding malto-oligosyltrehalose trehalohydrolase produces the protein MNQMAVPAHKTIRREQEMKFGTQITGSGVRFRLWAPQAQRVELRLIGGKTLPMMASERGWFELEVPGVGPGTRYMFAIDGALEVPDPASRYQPQDVDGPSEVLDPLSYEWRDLGWRGRPWEEAVFYQLHIGTFTEQGTFRAAIDKLDYLVELGVTAIQLLPLAEFKGDWNWGYDGAMLFAPDASYGHPDDLKALVDAAHERGLMMFADVIYNHFGPKGNYLPAYAPVMTEKHKTPWGAALNYDDEGAHTVRDIVFANARFWINEYRFDGLRFDAVHAIQDTGPKHMLQDLAEQTRAATDGRYIHLVQENSKNQAGWFKRGWHGGPWLYDAQWNDDVHHCLHVAATGEKFWYYENYEGRTDLLGRSLAEGYAYQGEITPHEGEPKGEPSAFLPSTAFVAFIQNHDQIGNRPFGERIGQLVPAAVTRVLATIYLLSPQIPMVFMGEEWDSKRPFLFFTDVGEDLAEAIRKGRREEMRHMIGDSEPDRLPPDPMAEATFRACKLDWEETDEAGPTSHLSLYRTLLALRREEIVPRLRGMQGYAGRYQILGDKAVRVSWTLGDGSTLVLSANLGSEPVSGVDLSHPHLWVEGTVSGDTLQPWSAVYDLHLAPAQGTTGVQDS, from the coding sequence CGGCTGGTTCGAGCTCGAAGTGCCCGGCGTGGGCCCCGGCACACGCTACATGTTTGCCATCGACGGCGCGCTCGAAGTGCCCGACCCGGCATCGCGCTACCAGCCCCAGGATGTGGACGGGCCCAGCGAAGTGCTCGATCCGCTTTCCTATGAATGGCGCGACCTTGGATGGCGCGGCCGCCCTTGGGAAGAAGCCGTCTTTTACCAGCTCCATATCGGCACCTTCACCGAGCAAGGCACCTTCCGGGCGGCAATCGACAAGCTCGATTATCTGGTGGAGCTGGGCGTGACAGCGATCCAGCTGCTGCCGCTGGCCGAATTTAAGGGCGATTGGAACTGGGGCTATGACGGGGCGATGCTGTTCGCGCCCGATGCCAGCTATGGCCACCCCGATGATCTCAAGGCCCTGGTGGATGCCGCCCATGAACGCGGCCTGATGATGTTTGCCGACGTCATCTACAACCATTTCGGGCCCAAGGGGAATTACCTGCCCGCCTATGCCCCGGTGATGACCGAAAAGCACAAGACCCCCTGGGGCGCCGCCCTTAATTACGATGATGAAGGCGCCCATACGGTGCGCGACATCGTGTTTGCCAATGCCCGCTTCTGGATCAACGAATATCGCTTCGATGGCCTGCGGTTCGATGCGGTGCATGCCATCCAGGATACCGGCCCCAAGCATATGCTGCAGGACCTGGCCGAGCAGACCCGCGCCGCCACCGACGGGCGCTATATCCATCTGGTGCAGGAGAATTCCAAGAACCAGGCCGGCTGGTTCAAGCGCGGCTGGCATGGCGGGCCATGGCTTTATGATGCGCAATGGAATGACGACGTGCATCATTGCCTCCATGTCGCGGCGACAGGCGAAAAGTTCTGGTATTACGAAAATTATGAAGGGCGCACTGACCTCTTGGGCCGCTCGCTCGCGGAAGGCTATGCCTATCAGGGCGAGATAACTCCGCATGAAGGCGAGCCCAAGGGCGAGCCCAGCGCCTTTCTGCCCAGCACCGCTTTTGTCGCCTTTATCCAGAACCATGACCAGATCGGCAATCGCCCCTTTGGCGAGCGAATTGGTCAATTAGTGCCGGCAGCGGTGACGCGGGTGCTGGCCACGATCTATCTGTTGTCGCCCCAGATCCCGATGGTGTTCATGGGCGAGGAATGGGACAGCAAGCGCCCCTTCCTGTTCTTTACCGATGTGGGCGAGGATCTGGCCGAGGCCATCCGCAAGGGCCGCCGCGAAGAAATGCGCCACATGATCGGGGACAGCGAGCCCGACCGACTGCCGCCCGACCCGATGGCCGAGGCAACGTTCCGGGCCTGCAAGCTGGACTGGGAAGAGACCGACGAGGCCGGGCCCACCAGCCATTTGTCGCTTTATCGAACCCTGCTGGCGTTGCGGCGCGAGGAAATCGTGCCCCGGCTTCGCGGCATGCAAGGCTATGCCGGGCGCTACCAAATCCTGGGCGACAAGGCGGTGCGCGTGAGTTGGACCCTGGGCGATGGCTCGACGCTGGTGTTGAGCGCCAATCTAGGCTCCGAGCCCGTCAGCGGGGTCGATCTCTCCCATCCCCATCTCTGGGTCGAGGGCACTGTGAGTGGCGATACGCTCCAGCCCTGGAGTGCCGTTTATGACCTGCACCTCGCCCCCGCGCAGGGAACAACTGGGGTCCAGGACAGTTAA